From Flaviflexus ciconiae:
CTGAATTCTCTCCACGAGTCCTGCGTTCCGGGCAATCCTTTAGAGATTGCCCGGAGCCATAATCCACAACCGTCCGGTAAAGCGTCGACACGTCTCTACTTCTAAATGGCCTGATGTGTGGCTCGAGTGGATGATCGCTTTGCGGTTACCGGATCTGGGATAGCTCAACTTCACGGGGATCCAGGACGACCATGTTGCCAGCTTCAAGGGAGTCGATGAGTGTGATGTCGTCGGCGCTCAGGTGAACATCGGCGGAGGATAGATTCTCTGCCATCCGGTCCGGGTTGGTGGACTTGGGAATGATGATCCTGCCCTTGGCTAGATGCCAGGCGAGAATGACCTGCGCCGGGGTTGCCTCAATGCGATCGGCAATTTCCTTGACCTCGGGCGCGTTTAAGTCATCGCCGCGCCCGAGCGGGGAGTATGCCTGAACGGCAAGGCCAGCGTCCTTCGATGCAGCCTCAACATCTGCCTGCTGGAACGTTGGGTGAAGTTCAAACTGGTTGACCATCGGCTTGATGCTTGCTTCGCCGATAATCCGATCGAGATACTCGGGAAGGAAGTTGGCGACACCGACGGCGCGCACAGCACCTTCCTCGTAGAGCTTCTCGAACGCCTTCCAGGTCTCTACATACAGATCACGCTTCGGGCTAGGCCAGTGGATCAGGTAAAGATCAATAACATCCAACCCCAGGCGCTTACGGGAGTCGTCAAAGGCCTTCAGCGCGGACTCGTATCCCTGCTCGCCGTTGCGGAGCTTCGTGGTTACAAAAATGTCATCCCGGTCCACCCCTGTGGCTTTCAGTGCGGCACCGACACCCTCCTCATTGTCGTAGGCCGCAGCCCCGTCAATGTGCCGGTAACCAAGCTCGAGGGCGGTCTCGACAGTCTGCTGAACTTCGTCGGCAGGGACCTGCCACACGCCAAGACCGACCTGGGGGATTCGAACCCCATTGTGGAAAGTGATTGGCGAAACGGATGCCATGATGATGCTCCTGCTCTTGACAGTAAGAAAGGACGGGTCGTGAGTCGAACCCATCTCCTTTCCACTCTGGCACGCCTTAGAACGGTGTTCCACCCATTCCGCCACCCGCATACCATGCATAATCAAAGCATGACGATTGAGACAGAAAGATACAGAATCGGTGGAGATACCTTTTCCGATCACCGGATCGAGGTGCCGCTCGACCGCAGCGGCAAGCTAGCAGGGAACATCTCTGTCTTTGCTCGTGAAGTGGTACGTGATGGACAGGAGAAGGCCCCGCGCCTCGTATTCTTCCAGGGTGGACCGGGCTCACCGGCCCCACGCCCGGCACCCGTTGGTGGCTGGGTGGACTGGCTACTCAATCACTACCGCGTCATTCTTTTTGACCAACGAGGCACGGGCGCTTCAAGCCCCATCGATTCTGCCATCGTTACCGCCCAGGGAGATTCTGCCGCGCAGGCCGACTACCTTGCCTGCTTCAGGGCCGACGCGATCATTGATGATGCTGAGCAGCTCAGGCAGGAACTGCAGGGGGATAAACCCTGGCATGTGCTTGGGCAGTCTTTTGGTGGTTTCATCAACACTGCCTATCTCTCACGGGCGCCCTACGGACTCGCTTCGGTCATGATCACGGCAGGCCTGCCCTCGGTCAGCAAGCATGCTGATGAAACCTACCGGTTGACGTGGGCTTCGACGAAGGCACGGAACGAAGAGATGTTCCGATCCTTCCCCGGACTTCACGACCGCGTATGGGATGTTGCCGTTCACCTCGAGAACAGCGATGAGCGGCTCGTTACCGGGGAACGGCTGACGCCGGCACGGCTCCGCATGCTTGGGCTCGTCCTCGGTTACTCCTACGGCCCGCAAACACTCCGGTTCCTCTTCGAAGACCCGTTCACAGTGATCAAGGGTGAGAAGAAACTAAACTCCCGCTTCCTCCTGCAGGTGTCTGACCGGCTCTCGTTTGCCCAGAACCCCATCTATGGGGTCCTCCACGAGTCCATCTACTCGGGAACAGCCGGCGGTCCAACTTCCTGGTCCGCACACCGCATGAGAAACGAGTTCCCAGACCATGCCCTCCCGGGAACCGAACAGTCACCGCACGAGACCGAGAAGGCGGCGCAGCAGGCCGGAGCACAGTTCCTCTTCTCCGGCGAGCACGTCTTCCCCTGGCAAATGAGCGACGACCCCAGCCTGGCTCCCATGGCGGAAGCAGCAAATCTCGTTGCGGAGCGTTCTTTCCCCAGGCTCTACAACACGGAGGTGCTTAACGAGAATACGGTTCCGGCCTCCGGTTGGGTGTTCTGGGACGACATGTTCGTCCCAGCATCCCTCTCCCTGGAAACCGCGGCACAGATCCGTGGCTTCAAGCCGTTCCTCACGAACGACTACCACCATGATGGACTGAGGGCCGATGGTCCAAAGCTACTGGAACGAATGCATTCCTGGAACATGCAGCAACGGTCCGGGCACCCATAGGTTGCGGAAGAAAGGCTAGGAGGCTCCCGTCCGATCTGTCATGTTCAAGAGATATCCACAGTGACCGCTACAAACGGAACAGGAGCCGCCTCAGCGCGAGCGGACCCCGGGGTTCCTAGAGTTGGGTCAGGCAGACGCAGTCGAAGAAGGATAGTTTATGCGGACAAACTTTACCCAGGCGGTAGTTGACGAACTGGCAGCCGCGGTTCCTGATGAGCTAGCCGGATCCGGACAACCCGTCCTTATCGGCACGGGGTGGGATAGCGCGGTGTACAAATGGGGGGACCGTTGCCTACGCCTGTCGACCTCGGCGGCGGCAGCCGAACTCCTGGCGAAGGAGTATCGGTGGACGGAACGGGCTACGAGCCTGCTCATTGAGAGCGGGTTCAGCGTCCCAACACCAAGGTTCTATGGAGAATCAACGGATTTCTTCCCCTACCGTTGGCTCCTCGTTGATTACGTGGCAGGAGCTCCCCTCTCCGACATCCCATCCGAAGACCGCGGGAGGGCAGCCCGGGACCTCGCGACCGTCTTTGCAGCACTCCACGAGAAGGCACCCCCGGGCGCTCCCGTCAGCCCCCACAGAAACGTCGCACTGGAAAGGAAGGCAGATGCCTTCAACAAATATGTTCGGGGAACTGACATGGAAGCTCTGCTCCGGCCCCTCTTCGAGCGGGGCGTTGTGGCCCTGCCGTGGGATAGGGAACCAGTCTGGTGCCATGGCGACCTACATGCGCGAAACATTTTGACGGCCGGCGGCTCGATTTCGGGAATCATCGACTTTGGTGACCTCGGTGCCGGCGACCCCGCAGTGGACTACGCGGCATTCATCTTGGCCTTCACAAAGCAACAGCGTGAGGATGCTCGAATAATCCTCCGCATGCTTGGCGAGCCCGATGATGCCTTCCTCTGGGAACGGGCGCGGGGATGGGCGGCATACATGGTTGCCGCACTCGCCAGCTCAGAGCACGAGGAAGATCGGCGGCTTGCCGAGGAAGCACGGCGGCTTCTTGCCAGTGAATTACCGGACTGATTCTGTGCTCTGATCGACGCGCAGCGGTGTGGGGTGACATGAAGCGTGAGGAATCTCGGATGACCGGTGTCAGGTTCAGGTCGTAAGCTGGTGCAATGGGCGAAAATCTTTCTCAGCAGGCTAAGGACCTGACCGACGAGGATCTCATCGCACTCTTCGGAGACGCCATGGTTGAGCGCGGACGGGGCTACCACCGGGAAGACAGGCTCGCATCGGTCACCGTCGAGGACAGCATCGTTGCTCGAGTTAAGGGCAAAGGTCGCACCTATCTCGTCATGATTGACAGCATCGAACCATTTGACGGGCGATGCACGTGTCCCGTCGGTAGCTACTGTAAACACATGGTCGCTACCCTCATGGGACTCGGGGCCGGCGGGGATCTAGGGTGGCGGAGCTTGCTCACCGCTATGACATCCACCCGTAAGTCCGGTGGAGCTGGCCTGGCGCTGAAGGTCGATACTCGTAGCGAAGGAGGGCCGCTCACGCCGTTCCGGCGGAGTAAAGGTCACTGGGTGCTCCTACCGTGGCCGGACCTCACAAACAACCACTGGCAGTCCACGACGGACGGGCTCGACCAACGCCACGTTAGTATTCTCCGGCACCTCCACCGCACGGCACGCCGCAGTCGACCTTGGAACTCGCCCACCGACATTCTGGTCTCCGACCTGGGAGCCGAAGGAATGTCCTTCCTCCGTCAACTCGCCAGTAACGGCATCGAGATTCTCGACCCCGACATGGAAACGCTGGCGCTCGCGGACGACTACTGGCCCGTGCGCATGGAAATCGAGGGTGCGGGTGATATTACGG
This genomic window contains:
- a CDS encoding phosphotransferase; this translates as MRTNFTQAVVDELAAAVPDELAGSGQPVLIGTGWDSAVYKWGDRCLRLSTSAAAAELLAKEYRWTERATSLLIESGFSVPTPRFYGESTDFFPYRWLLVDYVAGAPLSDIPSEDRGRAARDLATVFAALHEKAPPGAPVSPHRNVALERKADAFNKYVRGTDMEALLRPLFERGVVALPWDREPVWCHGDLHARNILTAGGSISGIIDFGDLGAGDPAVDYAAFILAFTKQQREDARIILRMLGEPDDAFLWERARGWAAYMVAALASSEHEEDRRLAEEARRLLASELPD
- a CDS encoding alpha/beta fold hydrolase, which codes for MTIETERYRIGGDTFSDHRIEVPLDRSGKLAGNISVFAREVVRDGQEKAPRLVFFQGGPGSPAPRPAPVGGWVDWLLNHYRVILFDQRGTGASSPIDSAIVTAQGDSAAQADYLACFRADAIIDDAEQLRQELQGDKPWHVLGQSFGGFINTAYLSRAPYGLASVMITAGLPSVSKHADETYRLTWASTKARNEEMFRSFPGLHDRVWDVAVHLENSDERLVTGERLTPARLRMLGLVLGYSYGPQTLRFLFEDPFTVIKGEKKLNSRFLLQVSDRLSFAQNPIYGVLHESIYSGTAGGPTSWSAHRMRNEFPDHALPGTEQSPHETEKAAQQAGAQFLFSGEHVFPWQMSDDPSLAPMAEAANLVAERSFPRLYNTEVLNENTVPASGWVFWDDMFVPASLSLETAAQIRGFKPFLTNDYHHDGLRADGPKLLERMHSWNMQQRSGHP
- a CDS encoding aldo/keto reductase, translating into MASVSPITFHNGVRIPQVGLGVWQVPADEVQQTVETALELGYRHIDGAAAYDNEEGVGAALKATGVDRDDIFVTTKLRNGEQGYESALKAFDDSRKRLGLDVIDLYLIHWPSPKRDLYVETWKAFEKLYEEGAVRAVGVANFLPEYLDRIIGEASIKPMVNQFELHPTFQQADVEAASKDAGLAVQAYSPLGRGDDLNAPEVKEIADRIEATPAQVILAWHLAKGRIIIPKSTNPDRMAENLSSADVHLSADDITLIDSLEAGNMVVLDPREVELSQIR